A single Vulcanisaeta distributa DSM 14429 DNA region contains:
- a CDS encoding citrate synthase/methylcitrate synthase — MSEEVKEVKIETSGKVIQSPCGPIIHGLEDVLVKTTTISDIDGKNGILWYRGYRIDDLAKYSTFEEVAYLILYGKLPNRKELEDFKELLASYRDLPSEVYSIVTTLGKVKAHPMLALEAGVAALGAFDENPNDYSKEANLKRAVKLTSALPIMIAAHYRASRGLDLVKPRKDLSHAANFLYMMFGKEPDETSTKAIDLYLVLHIDHEVPASTFATLVAISTWTDLYSAIAAGIATLKGPLHGGANEAAMKQYLEIGSPENARPYVEKLLAEGKRVMGVGHRVYKAYDPRARIYKELVRQLSEVKGNMTWYRIAEEVEKVVLEKLAPKKLYPNIDFWSGIAMYLLGIPYEYYTPIFAMSRVVGWAAHAIEYLDQHRLFRPRACYTGPHDVPYVPIDKRQ; from the coding sequence ATGAGTGAGGAGGTTAAGGAGGTTAAGATTGAGACCAGTGGTAAAGTCATTCAAAGTCCTTGCGGACCTATAATTCATGGTCTTGAGGACGTCCTTGTAAAGACCACCACCATAAGTGATATTGATGGTAAAAACGGAATTCTTTGGTATAGGGGTTATAGAATTGATGACTTAGCTAAATACTCAACATTTGAAGAGGTGGCGTATTTAATACTCTACGGTAAATTACCTAATAGGAAGGAGCTTGAAGACTTTAAGGAATTGTTGGCCTCATATAGGGACTTACCCAGTGAGGTTTATTCAATAGTAACTACCTTAGGTAAGGTTAAGGCGCACCCAATGCTAGCCCTAGAGGCCGGTGTGGCCGCCCTGGGTGCCTTTGATGAGAACCCAAACGATTACAGTAAGGAGGCCAATCTCAAGAGGGCTGTTAAACTAACGTCAGCCCTACCAATAATGATAGCCGCACATTACAGAGCCAGTAGAGGTCTTGACCTAGTTAAGCCTAGGAAGGATCTAAGCCACGCCGCTAACTTCCTCTATATGATGTTTGGGAAGGAGCCCGATGAAACATCGACAAAGGCAATAGACCTATACTTAGTCCTCCACATTGATCATGAGGTGCCTGCATCGACATTCGCTACGCTGGTAGCAATATCGACATGGACGGATTTGTATTCAGCTATCGCAGCCGGTATAGCCACACTGAAGGGTCCACTCCATGGTGGTGCCAATGAGGCTGCAATGAAGCAATACCTAGAGATTGGAAGTCCCGAGAATGCTAGGCCATACGTGGAGAAACTACTTGCGGAGGGAAAGAGAGTGATGGGTGTTGGTCATAGGGTGTATAAGGCCTATGATCCAAGGGCAAGGATTTACAAGGAGCTTGTTAGGCAGTTAAGCGAGGTCAAGGGTAATATGACGTGGTATAGGATTGCAGAGGAGGTGGAGAAGGTAGTCCTTGAGAAGTTGGCTCCGAAGAAGCTTTATCCAAATATTGACTTCTGGAGTGGCATAGCCATGTACCTGCTCGGAATACCCTATGAATACTACACGCCAATATTTGCGATGTCGAGGGTGGTTGGGTGGGCTGCGCACGCCATTGAGTATTTAGACCAGCACAGGTTATTTAGACCTAGGGCATGTTACACAGGTCCTCATGACGTACCCTACGTACCCATCGATAAAAGGCAGTGA
- a CDS encoding aconitase X, producing MYLSRYEEAMLRGDYGDAIARAMQVIVRVGDVLKADKLLDIETAHIAGVSYLTIGDPGLEYLEDLAKSNARFRVFTTVNPVGIDMLNDWGIDKEFIDKQWRIINALKSMGASLWLTCTPYEYLRIRPRTYHAWAESNAVAYVNAIYDAWTEKLPGPFVVLSALVGKVPRYGLYTINGRTPTHIVRVKGNQPITDPLIAGLLGKRIAESVSDGKPYLVAKLGGNAVIKQLLASYATYSPHAFIVIDGITPNYKEYFAMMSRPEVIDIDINDIIKDAKTQARNFDAVFLGCPHYGIDEVLSVVNYVRNRGFKRAKKPIYIATTPFVINSLSQGIINMLKDSNIHLVLTTCPVVSPFLKSVRVNIVATESVKQMYYLPKMVGINYISCDGIECLDLAFDD from the coding sequence ATGTACCTTAGTAGGTATGAGGAGGCAATGCTTCGTGGTGACTATGGAGATGCCATTGCAAGGGCAATGCAGGTAATAGTTAGGGTTGGCGATGTGCTCAAGGCCGATAAGTTGCTCGATATAGAGACGGCGCACATTGCAGGTGTTTCCTACTTAACAATAGGTGATCCAGGCCTTGAGTACTTAGAGGACTTAGCCAAGTCTAATGCTAGGTTTCGTGTATTTACAACGGTTAACCCCGTGGGCATTGATATGCTTAATGATTGGGGAATAGATAAAGAATTCATCGATAAACAATGGAGAATAATAAATGCGTTAAAGAGTATGGGCGCCAGCCTATGGCTCACGTGCACCCCATATGAGTACCTACGGATTAGACCGAGAACCTACCACGCATGGGCTGAATCGAACGCCGTAGCTTACGTAAATGCCATCTACGACGCATGGACTGAGAAGTTACCGGGACCCTTTGTGGTGTTATCAGCATTGGTTGGTAAAGTACCGAGGTACGGACTTTATACGATAAATGGTAGAACGCCAACACACATTGTTAGGGTTAAGGGAAACCAACCAATCACTGACCCATTAATCGCTGGGCTCCTAGGCAAAAGGATTGCAGAGTCTGTCAGTGATGGGAAGCCATACCTCGTGGCCAAACTTGGTGGCAATGCCGTAATTAAGCAATTACTAGCTAGTTACGCTACATACTCACCCCATGCATTCATTGTTATTGACGGAATAACACCAAACTATAAGGAGTATTTTGCAATGATGAGTAGGCCTGAGGTAATAGATATTGATATTAATGACATTATTAAAGATGCTAAAACTCAGGCACGTAACTTTGATGCGGTATTCCTCGGGTGTCCTCATTACGGAATTGATGAAGTCCTGTCAGTGGTTAATTACGTGAGGAATAGGGGATTTAAGAGGGCTAAGAAGCCCATTTACATAGCCACAACTCCCTTCGTAATTAATTCCCTAAGCCAGGGCATCATTAATATGCTTAAGGACTCTAATATACACCTAGTATTAACTACATGCCCAGTAGTATCACCATTCCTTAAGAGCGTTAGGGTTAATATCGTAGCCACCGAGTCAGTTAAGCAGATGTATTACCTGCCTAAGATGGTTGGCATTAACTATATAAGTTGTGATGGTATTGAGTGCCTGGACTTAGCATTCGATGATTAG
- a CDS encoding HAD family acid phosphatase: protein MGIKYVSFDIDGVLVDSENRLRLCLKPNNEVDWDCFLDCNKLFMDSPKPRNISLLKLLRDRGFGIIIVTGRRESMRECTISQLRSFGVKEFDELFMRPDNNTQPDPIYKSWIIKNIMRRYEILVHFDDNANTVSTLVSNGIDAVVIS, encoded by the coding sequence ATGGGCATTAAGTACGTGTCCTTCGATATAGATGGAGTCCTTGTTGATTCGGAAAATAGATTAAGATTGTGCCTTAAGCCTAATAATGAAGTTGATTGGGATTGCTTCCTTGATTGTAATAAATTGTTTATGGATAGTCCTAAACCAAGAAACATAAGTCTCCTTAAGTTATTAAGGGATAGGGGTTTTGGCATAATAATAGTGACGGGTAGGAGGGAGTCAATGAGGGAATGCACAATAAGTCAACTACGGAGTTTTGGCGTGAAGGAATTTGACGAGTTATTTATGAGGCCCGATAATAATACTCAACCTGACCCAATCTATAAATCGTGGATTATTAAGAATATAATGAGGAGGTATGAGATTCTCGTGCACTTCGACGATAATGCCAATACCGTATCAACCTTAGTGAGTAATGGAATTGATGCTGTGGTGATTTCTTAA
- a CDS encoding CDP-alcohol phosphatidyltransferase family protein has protein sequence MVLGKLKDRIERIGRRILERGFAKVLPRDPNALTVSSLIITLPTPYLTWLHHYWAYILTFTLLIIAGAFDMLDGLIARYWGRASRLGAFLDSTLDRYVDFIALIDLWIVSDMNLLSTISLLLAVLGSLMTSYTRARAEALGIKMIGVGLLEREERLILILLILLIFIITGIGAVALYGLVLLALLTNITAIERIITVIRSLSSRNN, from the coding sequence GTGGTCCTGGGAAAACTTAAGGATAGGATTGAAAGAATCGGTAGAAGGATTCTTGAGAGAGGCTTTGCTAAGGTATTGCCTCGGGATCCTAATGCATTAACTGTGTCATCACTAATCATTACATTACCAACACCCTACCTAACGTGGTTACATCATTACTGGGCCTATATACTGACATTCACGCTATTAATAATTGCGGGCGCCTTTGATATGCTTGATGGGTTAATAGCCAGGTACTGGGGAAGGGCGTCTAGGCTCGGCGCCTTCCTGGACTCCACGTTGGATAGGTACGTTGATTTCATAGCATTAATTGACCTTTGGATAGTCAGCGATATGAACCTATTAAGTACAATCTCGTTATTACTTGCAGTATTAGGCTCATTAATGACAAGTTACACGAGGGCTAGGGCTGAGGCGCTCGGCATCAAAATGATCGGCGTTGGGCTTCTTGAAAGGGAGGAGAGGCTCATTCTTATCCTTCTCATCCTCTTGATATTTATAATCACGGGCATTGGCGCAGTGGCCCTATATGGTTTAGTCCTTCTCGCATTATTAACTAATATCACTGCCATAGAGAGGATAATTACTGTTATTAGGTCTTTGAGTTCCCGTAATAATTGA
- a CDS encoding DNA-directed DNA polymerase I — protein MRSKEYREEDEEEEELEEEEFEEREEEEEEEITIKAETPQNTPPSIVLTVTYDGKAGKALVKLYDPVNDRVYFWYDNTGHKPYLLTNVKPEELITKFTKVILHPGFSHIETVEKYDPLSDNKIVLTKINAKDPLSIGGRSDSIRELLPKTWESRIRYHLCYIYDNEIIPGMFYRVEDGKLVQVPIEVPAEIEDFINKLYANDKEFLEEARRWIPLFQAPVPNIKRLSLDIEVFTPQENRVPNPKEANYEIISIGLAGSDGLKKVLVLRRPDMELRPEDLENLMYDDVEVEFFDSEYDMLKELFSIILQYPILITFNGDNFDLPYIYHRALKLGFKKEEIPIVLRRNEASIALGIHLDLYKFFNIRAIEVYAFSGKYRGMDRTLDTIAHAIIGMSKLSRDKPVSQMNYVELINYNFRDAFLGLYLTTYDNNLVLRLIILMSRISKTPPDDLVRSQISAWIRNMLYYEHRRRGWLIPEKEDIVKAKGDVATKAIIKGKKYAGAIVLEPMPGIFPNVYVLDFASMYPSVIKRWNISYETVKCPSEKEQSNKPIPELPHWVCNDRRGLTALIVGLLRDLRAYVYKKLAKTAPSELLRSYYNVVQSALKVFINASYGVLGAEVFQLYCPPAAELTTALARYVLSRTVLKALELGLVPIYGDTDSLFIWNPDESKLKELIEWVDKEFGIEIELDKVYKLVAMSGRKKNYVGILQNGELDIKGLVGKKRNTPDFAKEAFNEVVGLLSDIRGLEDVGKVVEEVRDKVRDYYRKLQRKEIPLNKLAIRTALTKPLESYTKNTPQHVKAALQLKNLGYNVRPGDIIIYVKTTGKEGVRPIQLARIDEIDPNKYIEYLRTSLEQVLDAFGIEFESVMGSSIIDNYS, from the coding sequence ATGAGAAGTAAAGAGTATAGGGAGGAGGATGAGGAGGAGGAAGAGCTTGAAGAGGAGGAGTTTGAGGAGCGTGAGGAGGAGGAAGAGGAGGAAATAACAATAAAGGCTGAGACACCGCAGAATACACCACCGTCAATAGTGCTTACCGTGACTTATGATGGAAAGGCTGGTAAAGCCCTCGTCAAGCTTTACGACCCAGTTAATGATAGGGTTTATTTTTGGTACGATAACACTGGACATAAACCTTACCTATTAACCAATGTGAAGCCTGAGGAATTGATCACAAAGTTCACGAAGGTTATTCTACATCCGGGATTTAGCCACATAGAGACTGTGGAGAAGTATGATCCGCTGAGTGATAATAAGATCGTACTTACAAAGATAAATGCTAAGGACCCATTGAGCATTGGAGGTAGGTCTGACTCAATAAGAGAGTTACTTCCAAAGACTTGGGAGTCTAGGATAAGGTACCACCTATGTTATATTTATGATAACGAAATCATACCTGGCATGTTTTATAGGGTCGAGGATGGCAAATTGGTCCAGGTACCCATTGAGGTGCCCGCTGAGATTGAGGACTTCATAAATAAGTTATACGCCAATGATAAGGAATTCCTTGAGGAGGCGAGGAGGTGGATACCGCTGTTTCAAGCCCCTGTACCAAACATAAAGAGGCTGTCTCTCGATATTGAGGTATTCACTCCACAGGAGAATAGGGTGCCGAATCCTAAGGAGGCTAATTACGAGATCATATCGATAGGGCTTGCGGGTAGTGATGGTTTGAAGAAGGTATTGGTCCTCAGGAGACCTGATATGGAGTTAAGACCGGAGGACCTTGAGAATCTCATGTATGATGACGTTGAGGTGGAGTTTTTTGATAGTGAGTATGATATGCTGAAGGAGCTATTCTCGATAATCCTACAATACCCAATACTAATTACGTTTAATGGCGATAACTTCGACCTACCCTACATCTACCACAGGGCTTTAAAGCTTGGTTTTAAGAAGGAGGAGATACCAATAGTCCTGAGGAGAAATGAAGCCTCCATAGCCCTTGGAATACACCTCGACCTTTACAAGTTCTTTAATATCAGGGCCATCGAGGTTTACGCCTTCAGCGGTAAGTACAGGGGTATGGATAGGACACTGGACACCATAGCCCACGCGATAATAGGCATGTCTAAGTTGAGCAGGGATAAGCCCGTATCCCAAATGAACTATGTCGAATTAATTAATTATAACTTCAGGGATGCATTCCTAGGGCTTTACCTGACTACGTACGACAACAACCTGGTACTGAGACTGATAATATTAATGTCCAGAATATCCAAGACACCACCTGATGACCTGGTTAGAAGCCAAATATCTGCGTGGATTAGGAATATGCTGTATTACGAGCATAGGAGGAGAGGTTGGTTAATACCTGAGAAGGAGGATATTGTTAAGGCTAAGGGCGATGTAGCAACTAAGGCAATTATTAAGGGTAAGAAGTACGCAGGCGCCATAGTCCTCGAACCCATGCCTGGTATATTCCCGAATGTCTACGTACTTGACTTCGCAAGTATGTACCCATCTGTGATAAAGCGTTGGAATATATCGTACGAAACCGTTAAATGCCCAAGCGAGAAGGAACAGAGCAATAAGCCAATACCGGAGCTACCTCACTGGGTGTGTAATGATAGGAGGGGACTGACTGCATTAATCGTAGGCCTGCTCAGGGACTTAAGGGCTTACGTATATAAGAAGTTAGCTAAGACCGCACCCAGTGAATTACTAAGGAGCTATTATAATGTTGTACAGAGCGCCCTCAAGGTATTCATTAACGCATCATATGGTGTATTGGGAGCTGAGGTATTTCAGTTATATTGCCCACCTGCCGCTGAATTAACAACTGCCCTGGCCAGATATGTGTTATCTAGGACTGTGTTGAAGGCGCTTGAGCTTGGGTTGGTGCCTATCTATGGCGATACCGATAGCCTATTCATATGGAATCCTGATGAGAGTAAGCTCAAGGAATTGATTGAGTGGGTGGATAAGGAGTTTGGTATTGAGATTGAGCTTGACAAAGTCTATAAGCTGGTTGCCATGAGTGGTAGGAAGAAGAATTACGTCGGTATACTACAGAATGGTGAATTAGACATAAAGGGATTGGTCGGTAAGAAGAGGAACACGCCCGACTTTGCTAAGGAGGCCTTTAATGAGGTTGTGGGTCTGCTCTCCGATATCCGGGGGCTTGAGGATGTTGGTAAGGTTGTTGAGGAGGTTAGGGATAAGGTCAGGGATTACTATAGGAAGTTGCAGAGGAAGGAAATACCGCTCAATAAATTAGCAATAAGGACGGCGTTGACCAAGCCCCTTGAATCATACACGAAGAATACGCCACAGCATGTTAAGGCGGCACTGCAGTTAAAGAACCTTGGCTATAACGTGAGGCCCGGCGATATAATAATCTACGTGAAGACCACGGGTAAGGAGGGAGTTAGGCCGATACAATTGGCTAGGATTGACGAGATAGACCCCAATAAGTACATTGAGTACCTAAGGACGTCATTGGAGCAGGTCCTTGATGCATTCGGGATTGAGTTTGAAAGCGTAATGGGCTCGTCAATAATAGATAACTACTCATGA
- a CDS encoding CPBP family intramembrane glutamic endopeptidase — MSRYLGDVIWPTILLIAIVIPVFITYEPYILTNTHYDIVSSITQTLSNAVKNPINALSTYLLGDLAPYLYVVIAALLILNRRKIHELHNELGLSWKPLFGRLSIPIIIASALIWFLISGLIPLMIPIPQLPLTNILLLIYTLYPIAISEEMVFRGFMLNRLLPRNNPINAITAMPAVIIDAIYFTMAHVPVYLAVYGINNLIPLTYTLAYIFVYGIISGVIFISTRNVIPDIIIHWINDYLSIITVIYLMH; from the coding sequence ATGAGTAGGTATTTAGGCGATGTTATTTGGCCCACGATACTCCTAATAGCAATAGTGATCCCTGTATTCATAACCTATGAACCATACATATTAACAAACACTCATTATGATATTGTATCATCAATAACACAAACCCTGAGTAATGCCGTTAAAAACCCAATTAACGCATTGTCAACGTACCTCCTTGGAGACCTCGCCCCATACCTATACGTAGTGATTGCAGCTTTACTCATTCTCAATAGGCGAAAGATCCATGAATTACATAATGAGTTAGGCCTGTCCTGGAAGCCACTATTTGGTAGGTTATCAATACCCATAATCATTGCCTCAGCGCTGATATGGTTCTTAATTAGCGGCTTGATACCCCTAATGATTCCTATACCCCAATTACCTCTAACGAACATACTCCTCCTTATATACACGCTATACCCAATAGCCATTAGTGAGGAAATGGTATTCAGAGGCTTCATGCTCAATAGGTTATTACCGAGGAACAACCCCATTAATGCCATCACGGCAATGCCTGCAGTAATTATAGATGCCATCTACTTTACCATGGCGCACGTGCCCGTTTACCTGGCAGTTTACGGCATAAATAACTTAATCCCATTAACCTATACGCTTGCTTACATATTCGTTTATGGGATAATTTCAGGCGTTATATTCATATCAACGAGGAACGTAATACCTGACATAATCATTCACTGGATTAATGATTACCTATCAATAATCACCGTGATTTACCTAATGCATTAG
- a CDS encoding trehalose-phosphatase, translating to MPNNKINIFRNVSALFTDYDGTIAPIDVARNLSKPPEPIYEKLREISMYIPIAVVSTKDCDFLIPRTGFARAWSCTNGLEIRINDNRYIHEDLPKWQDKFMFIINYMNGIDELRNIYVEIKHVGDLIGGLGIDWRARGSINMEALNRIIKLANELGFNVIRYRGHPFIDIYPGIQVDKGYAVSRLRELMGIKGPIMYMGDSENDIPAMKVVEYPIGIRHRYNEGLDLPVLLWVREEELPAFLGDLLSILKSKAH from the coding sequence ATGCCCAATAATAAAATTAACATATTTAGGAATGTTTCAGCGTTATTTACTGATTATGATGGAACAATAGCGCCGATAGACGTTGCCAGGAACCTGAGTAAACCTCCCGAACCTATTTATGAGAAATTACGTGAAATAAGCATGTACATACCAATAGCTGTAGTAAGCACGAAGGATTGTGACTTTTTAATACCGAGGACGGGGTTTGCCAGGGCGTGGTCGTGCACGAATGGCCTTGAGATAAGGATTAATGATAATCGCTATATACATGAGGATTTACCTAAGTGGCAGGATAAATTTATGTTCATAATTAATTATATGAACGGCATTGATGAATTAAGGAATATATACGTAGAGATTAAGCATGTTGGTGATTTAATTGGTGGATTAGGAATTGATTGGAGAGCCAGGGGCTCAATAAATATGGAGGCTCTAAATCGTATTATTAAATTGGCTAATGAATTGGGGTTCAATGTAATCAGGTATAGGGGTCATCCATTCATAGATATATATCCAGGTATTCAGGTTGATAAGGGTTATGCCGTATCACGGCTTAGGGAGCTCATGGGCATAAAGGGACCAATAATGTATATGGGTGATTCAGAGAATGATATTCCTGCCATGAAGGTTGTTGAGTACCCTATTGGTATTAGGCATAGATATAATGAGGGCCTTGATCTACCAGTGCTGTTGTGGGTTCGTGAGGAGGAATTACCAGCTTTCCTGGGTGATTTACTTTCAATTTTAAAGTCCAAGGCTCATTAA
- a CDS encoding PadR family transcriptional regulator, with the protein MSQKALNRLMIKLTKENLWIYIVKLLMERPMYGYEIAKEIRERFNIDITNVGVYVVLYKMERDGLLETFISNGSKMYRLRPDTIELWLRARDFISSILKQVFNCGVDCGPGKT; encoded by the coding sequence ATGAGCCAGAAGGCACTTAATAGGTTAATGATTAAGTTAACTAAGGAGAATCTATGGATTTACATAGTTAAGTTATTAATGGAGAGGCCTATGTATGGTTATGAAATAGCGAAGGAAATAAGGGAACGCTTTAACATCGATATAACAAATGTTGGGGTTTACGTAGTGCTTTATAAAATGGAGAGGGATGGATTACTGGAGACCTTTATTAGCAATGGTTCTAAGATGTATAGGTTAAGGCCAGATACCATAGAGCTTTGGTTAAGGGCTAGGGACTTCATATCCTCAATCCTCAAGCAAGTCTTTAACTGCGGTGTCGATTGTGGTCCTGGGAAAACTTAA
- a CDS encoding Glu/Leu/Phe/Val family dehydrogenase encodes MSLRGTTFLESVLQTLKRAIELGGYPQEVYEILSRPQRIITVNIPVRMDNGKIQVFTGYRVQHNNALGPYKGGIRFHPEVTLEEDIALATVMTFKNALNGLPYGGGKGAVAVDYKKLSKRELEELSRGYARALAPFIGPEVDIPAPDVGTDPQIMAWMVDEYSKIAGRNVPGVFTAKPVILWGNPVREYSTGFGVAVWAREAAKKLWGGIEGKTVAVQGFGNVGYWGAYWLEKMGAKVVAVTDSKGGVYNPNGLKLTDVKAVKDKTGTVMNYDSPGTRKITNDEVLELPVDILVPAALENVIHRGNANNIKAKLIVEGANGPTTADAEKILHSKGVWILPDLAANAGGVVMSYLEWVENLQWYFWDEEETRNKLERILLDTFNRVMNRWNKLGTSQVTIREAAYVEAVDRIYNAMKVRGWI; translated from the coding sequence ATGTCACTAAGGGGAACTACATTCCTAGAAAGTGTGCTACAAACACTAAAGAGAGCTATAGAGTTAGGTGGATACCCGCAGGAGGTCTATGAAATCCTAAGTAGACCCCAAAGAATAATAACCGTTAACATACCCGTTAGGATGGATAACGGAAAAATACAGGTATTCACAGGCTATAGGGTACAGCACAATAATGCCTTAGGACCCTACAAGGGTGGAATAAGGTTCCACCCTGAGGTGACGCTTGAGGAGGATATAGCATTAGCCACGGTAATGACGTTCAAGAATGCATTAAATGGTTTACCATATGGTGGAGGTAAGGGTGCGGTTGCCGTTGATTATAAGAAGTTGAGTAAGAGGGAGCTCGAGGAGTTAAGTAGGGGTTATGCAAGGGCATTGGCACCCTTCATAGGTCCTGAGGTCGATATACCAGCACCTGACGTTGGCACTGACCCACAAATAATGGCTTGGATGGTTGATGAGTACAGCAAAATCGCAGGTCGCAACGTGCCCGGCGTATTCACGGCTAAGCCAGTAATACTATGGGGTAACCCAGTTAGAGAGTACTCAACAGGCTTCGGTGTTGCTGTTTGGGCTAGGGAGGCTGCTAAGAAGCTGTGGGGTGGTATTGAGGGTAAGACCGTGGCTGTTCAGGGATTCGGCAATGTGGGTTACTGGGGAGCATACTGGCTAGAGAAGATGGGTGCTAAGGTCGTTGCAGTGACGGACAGTAAAGGCGGTGTTTATAACCCAAATGGACTTAAGCTGACGGATGTTAAGGCTGTTAAGGATAAGACCGGCACTGTCATGAATTACGACTCACCAGGAACTAGAAAGATAACCAATGACGAAGTCCTGGAATTACCGGTTGATATATTGGTGCCCGCCGCGCTGGAGAACGTAATACACAGGGGCAATGCCAATAATATAAAGGCTAAGCTAATAGTTGAGGGTGCAAACGGACCGACAACCGCTGACGCAGAAAAGATACTCCACTCGAAGGGTGTCTGGATACTGCCTGACCTAGCGGCTAATGCTGGCGGTGTCGTGATGTCATACCTGGAGTGGGTTGAGAACCTGCAGTGGTATTTCTGGGATGAGGAGGAGACAAGGAATAAGCTGGAGAGGATATTACTCGATACATTCAATAGGGTAATGAATAGGTGGAATAAGCTGGGTACGAGCCAGGTAACGATAAGGGAGGCTGCTTACGTAGAGGCTGTGGACAGGATATACAATGCAATGAAGGTTAGAGGCTGGATCTAA
- a CDS encoding DUF2286 domain-containing protein translates to MPEESENVVVYIENENIANKEIVKSSLTDTVKNYVKKLLDKWNPEESDFIVLKVPQTVSLDLPLSKELYKKVEKYGVRRVGNKAEVEIPTYEIIYSNRWMGEDMEADRFVVIMPYINDNVINQVVNNILSSLTPESEGEGEELLEE, encoded by the coding sequence ATGCCTGAGGAGAGTGAGAATGTGGTTGTTTACATAGAGAATGAGAACATAGCTAATAAGGAAATTGTTAAGTCAAGCCTCACGGATACTGTGAAGAATTACGTGAAGAAGCTATTAGATAAGTGGAACCCGGAGGAGTCAGACTTCATAGTCCTTAAGGTACCTCAGACAGTGAGCCTAGATTTACCATTAAGTAAGGAGCTTTACAAAAAGGTTGAGAAGTACGGTGTTAGGAGGGTTGGTAATAAGGCTGAGGTTGAGATACCAACTTATGAAATAATATATAGTAATAGGTGGATGGGTGAGGACATGGAGGCTGATAGATTTGTCGTAATAATGCCTTACATAAATGACAATGTCATAAACCAGGTGGTGAATAACATATTATCATCATTAACGCCGGAGAGCGAGGGAGAAGGTGAGGAGTTACTTGAGGAGTGA
- a CDS encoding nicotinamide-nucleotide adenylyltransferase, translated as MIRGLFIGRFQPPHWGHVWAVKDILNEVNELIIVIGSAQFNYIIKDPFTVGERIWMLREALREGGVDLSRIIIVPIPNIENNAAWFGYLRSYVPPFQVAYTGNPFVAMLLKEVGIEVRQQPLYDRQKYNSTRIRELMLRDDPEWEKLVPKSVAEIIRKINGIERLKIIATGEAEPHRW; from the coding sequence ATGATTAGGGGTCTTTTCATTGGTAGGTTTCAACCACCTCATTGGGGACATGTTTGGGCAGTAAAGGATATACTTAATGAGGTTAATGAGTTAATAATAGTGATTGGTTCTGCGCAATTCAATTACATAATTAAGGACCCATTCACCGTGGGTGAAAGAATTTGGATGTTAAGAGAGGCTTTAAGGGAGGGTGGTGTGGACTTGTCGAGGATTATAATCGTACCAATACCAAACATTGAAAATAATGCAGCATGGTTCGGTTACTTAAGGTCGTACGTACCACCATTTCAAGTTGCCTATACGGGCAACCCATTCGTAGCTATGTTACTCAAGGAGGTGGGTATCGAGGTAAGGCAACAACCACTTTATGATAGGCAGAAATATAATTCCACAAGGATTAGAGAATTAATGCTTAGGGACGACCCTGAGTGGGAAAAACTCGTACCGAAATCCGTAGCTGAAATAATAAGGAAGATAAACGGAATAGAAAGACTAAAAATAATAGCGACAGGTGAGGCTGAACCGCATAGGTGGTGA